The Camelina sativa cultivar DH55 chromosome 14, Cs, whole genome shotgun sequence genome includes a window with the following:
- the LOC104740392 gene encoding solanesyl diphosphate synthase 2, chloroplastic-like encodes MMSCRNVDLGTSVLDLMPCGCSCTSSPTSRQLLFRNCSKNLCRIGGRSYGGNLVLLRPDLGTCRAVPAKPKETYLLNGIGQDKTVMLNLKPESQKPISLENLFEVVADDLQRLNDNLLSIVGAENPVLISAAEQIFSAGGKRMRPGLVFLVSRATAELAGLRELTVEHRRLGEIIEMIHTASLIHDDVLDESDMRRGKETVHELFGTRVAVLAGDFMFAQASWYLANLENLEVIKLISQVIKDFASGEIKQASSLFDCDVELDDYLLKSYYKTASLVAASTKGAAIFSKVESEVAEEMYQYGKNLGLSFQVVDDILDFTQSTEQLGKPAANDLAKGNITAPVIFALENEPRLREIIESEFCEPGSLEEAIEIVRNRGGIKRAQELAKEKAELALKNLNCLPRSGFRSALEDMVMFNLERID; translated from the exons ATGATGTCATGTCGGAATGTTGACTTGGGTACGAGTGTTCTTGATCTGATGCCATGTGGGTGTTCTTGTACCTCTTCTCCTACCAGTCGTCAACTCTTGTTTAGGAATTGTTCCAAGAATCTTTGTAGGATTGGTGGCAGAAGCTATGGTGGCAACTTGGTCTTACTCCGTCCAGATTTGGGGACTTGCAGAGCCGTTCCTGCTAAACCAAAGGAGACTTATCTCCTCAATG GCATTGGTCAAGATAAAACAGTGATGCTCAATCTGAAGCCAGAATCACAAAAGCCTATATCTTTGGAAAATCTGTTTGAGGTTGTTGCTGATGATTTGCAGAGGTTGAACGACAATCTTTTATCG ATTGTTGGTGCCGAAAATCCGGTTTTAATATCTGCAGCTGAGCAAATTTTCAGTGCTGGTGGCAAGAGGATGAGACCTGGTTTGGTTTTCCTTGTATCACGAGCCACTGCGGAATTAGCCGGCTTAAG GGAACTTACAGTAGAACATCGGCGTTTAGGTGAGATCATTGAGATGATTCACACCGCAAGTTTAATACACGATGATGTCTTAGACGAAAGTGATATGCGAAGAG GAAAAGAAACGGTTCATGAACTTTTCGGAACAAGAGTAGCTGTATTAGCTGGAGACTTCATGTTTGCTCAAGCATCATGGTACTTAGCGAATCTCGAAAACCTCGAAGTCATTAAGCTCATTAGTCAG GTTATCAAAGATTTTGCGAGCGGTGAGATAAAGCAAGCATCGAGTTTGTTCGATTGTGACGTCGAGCTTGATGACTACTTGCTAAAGAGTTACTACAAGACAGCTTCATTAGTAGCTGCAAGCACAAAAGGAGCTGCAATCTTCAGTAAAGTTGAAAGCGAGGTTGCAGAGGAAATGTATCAATATGGGAAGAATCTCGGTTTATCTTTCCAAGTAGTGGATGACATTCTGGATTTCACTCAGTCCACAGAGCAGTTAGGGAAGCCTGCAGCAAATGACTTAGCCAAAGGTAACATAACCGCGCCAGTGATATTTGCACTAGAGAATGAGCCGAGGCTAAGAGAGATCATTGAGTCTGAGTTCTGTGAGCCTGGATCGCTTGAGGAAGCGATTGAAATAGTTAGAAATCGAGGTGGGATCAAGAGAGCTCAAGAATTGGCTAAGGAGAAAGCTGAACTTGCGTTAAAGAATCTGAATTGTCTTCCTAGGAGTGGTTTCAGATCGGCGCTTGAGGATATGGTGA